The following coding sequences lie in one Synechococcus sp. CC9902 genomic window:
- a CDS encoding glycosyltransferase family 2 protein — translation MFVSVVIPTYNRRPILEKCLDALERQHVAGPLDQYEVVVVDDGSTDGTPAWLRGHVDRFPHVRLVEQQHGGPAEGRNRGVDHAKGDVIVFIDSDLVVTESFLACHAKALQRSWDQRGNRLCFTYGAVVNTANFEDPTSERHKLRDLSWAYFATGNVAIDRGVLERSGLFDCSFRLYGWEDLELGERLRRMGVGLIKCPEAVGYHWHPALTLDQIPNLIRVEGERARMGLVFFRKHPTRRVRFIIQFTWLHRLLWEVLTLGGLVNQHSLRPTLRWLIHNGYPGTAMELLRLPLNRIGVRTLFQVAEAEGLH, via the coding sequence ATGTTCGTAAGCGTCGTTATTCCGACCTACAACCGCAGGCCGATTCTCGAGAAGTGTCTCGATGCATTGGAGCGGCAGCACGTAGCGGGCCCCCTTGATCAGTACGAGGTGGTCGTCGTCGATGACGGATCCACCGATGGCACCCCCGCCTGGCTACGCGGGCATGTGGATCGTTTCCCCCATGTTCGGTTGGTGGAACAGCAGCACGGTGGTCCTGCGGAGGGGCGTAATCGAGGCGTGGATCACGCCAAGGGTGATGTGATCGTCTTTATCGATAGTGATCTGGTGGTAACAGAGTCGTTTTTGGCCTGTCATGCCAAAGCCTTGCAACGGAGTTGGGATCAGCGTGGCAATCGGCTTTGCTTCACCTACGGGGCTGTGGTGAACACAGCGAATTTTGAAGACCCCACATCAGAACGCCACAAGCTTCGAGATCTCTCATGGGCCTACTTCGCGACAGGCAATGTGGCGATCGACCGTGGAGTTTTGGAGCGCTCAGGCTTGTTTGATTGTTCGTTTCGTTTGTATGGATGGGAAGACTTGGAATTGGGGGAACGTCTACGGCGGATGGGGGTTGGCTTGATCAAATGTCCAGAGGCCGTCGGTTATCACTGGCATCCAGCGCTCACGCTTGATCAAATTCCCAATTTGATTCGTGTGGAGGGTGAACGGGCTCGAATGGGACTTGTCTTCTTCCGGAAGCACCCCACCCGTCGTGTGCGCTTCATCATTCAGTTCACTTGGTTGCATCGACTGCTCTGGGAGGTTTTAACGCTTGGGGGTTTGGTGAATCAGCACAGTCTTCGACCGACGCTGCGTTGGTTGATTCACAACGGTTATCCGGGCACAGCGATGGAGCTGCTGCGTCTTCCTTTGAACAGGATTGGCGTGCGTACTCTTTTTCAAGTGGCAGAGGCGGAAGGACTGCATTGA
- the rpsB gene encoding 30S ribosomal protein S2, whose product MAVVTLSEMMEAGAHFGHQTRRWNPKMSRYIYCARNGVHIIDLVKTAVCMNNAYKWTRSAARSGKRFLFVGTKKQASEVVALEAARCGAAYVNQRWLGGMLTNWTTMKARIDRLKDLERMESSGAIAMRPKKEGAVLRRELERLQKYLGGLKTMRRLPDVVVLVDQRRESNAVLEARKLDIPLVSMLDTNCDPDLCEVPIPCNDDAVRSVQLVLGRLADAINEGRHGSNEQRGGDDYEG is encoded by the coding sequence ATGGCTGTTGTCACTCTCTCCGAAATGATGGAGGCGGGTGCCCACTTTGGGCACCAAACCCGTCGTTGGAACCCCAAGATGTCGCGCTACATCTATTGCGCGCGCAATGGTGTCCACATCATTGATTTGGTTAAAACCGCCGTATGCATGAACAATGCATACAAGTGGACCCGCTCTGCAGCGCGTAGCGGCAAACGTTTTCTGTTCGTTGGTACCAAAAAGCAGGCCTCTGAGGTGGTTGCTTTGGAAGCTGCCCGTTGTGGCGCGGCCTATGTCAACCAGCGTTGGTTGGGCGGCATGCTCACCAACTGGACCACGATGAAAGCGCGTATCGATCGTCTGAAAGACCTCGAACGCATGGAATCCAGTGGTGCCATTGCGATGCGCCCTAAAAAAGAGGGAGCTGTTCTCCGTCGGGAACTTGAGCGTCTTCAGAAATACCTCGGTGGTCTGAAGACCATGCGTCGTCTTCCTGACGTTGTTGTTTTGGTTGACCAGCGTCGGGAATCCAACGCCGTGCTCGAAGCCCGCAAACTGGACATCCCGTTGGTGTCGATGTTGGATACCAATTGCGATCCCGATCTCTGTGAGGTGCCGATCCCTTGCAACGACGATGCAGTCCGATCTGTTCAACTCGTTCTTGGTCGCTTGGCTGATGCGATCAATGAAGGCCGCCATGGCTCTAATGAGCAAAGAGGCGGAGACGATTACGAGGGTTAA
- the recG gene encoding ATP-dependent DNA helicase RecG, whose amino-acid sequence MNADRGLTSAQLALFLGWLRPLQQSLGLEVDRGFQNLQGRQQRFHEFLSQQLSAPPSIPMPRGAVERMDRLRDSFDKYPQLTDAARRRLVSDARQWLYELRHRLEPSAPMAPPRLKLPTASGSHSREGPSLDLESPITRIKGVGPKLASRLASLNLLLVKDLLRHYPRDHVDYSAMRRIEALVAGETATIVATIRRCNGFVSPRNPNLAILELQLQDPTGRLKVTRFLAGKRFSSQAYLKGQQRLYPAGASVAVSGLVKDGAYGLSFQDPLIEVLENPTSPVKSASIGRLLPVYALTEGVGADRFRSLIEQVLPLTEQWIEPLPEPLRKTFGLLSVSEALKALHAPKDRTTLDRGRHRLVFDEFLLLQLGLLRRRQALRSRPGPELGLLPSSQGLVQDFKDLLSFQFTDAQQRVLREIEADLAQSKPMARLVQGDVGSGKTVVAIAALLSTIASGWQGALMAPTEVLAEQHHRNLCHWFPQLHITVELLTGSTPRPRRRQLLDDLASGSLKLLVGTHALLEDPVVFERLGLVVVDEQHRFGVHQRDRLLNKGLQPHLLTMTATPIPRTLALSVHGDLDVSQIDELPPGRTPIKTAMLSAGQREKAYALIRDEVSKGQRAYVVLPLVEESEKLELRSAVEVHAELVSEVFPDLQVGLLHGRLSSVEKQEVLSSFSSGACQVLVSTTVVEVGVDVPEASVMMIDHAERFGLAQLHQLRGRVGRGAAASHCLLINGSSNPLARQRLDVLVRSTDGFEIAEMDLRLRGPGQVLGTRQSGLPDLALASLADDAAVLEDARTAAQDLLRDDPNLERCPKLRALLDDQQRRLSGGTPLN is encoded by the coding sequence ATCAATGCCGACCGGGGACTGACGAGCGCTCAGCTAGCTCTGTTCCTTGGCTGGCTGCGACCACTGCAGCAGTCGTTGGGTTTGGAGGTGGATCGCGGTTTTCAAAATCTCCAAGGACGACAACAGCGATTTCACGAGTTCTTATCGCAACAGTTGTCGGCACCTCCGTCGATACCGATGCCCCGTGGCGCTGTGGAACGGATGGACCGGTTGCGCGACTCCTTTGATAAGTATCCGCAGCTCACAGATGCCGCCCGTCGTCGGCTCGTCAGTGACGCCCGTCAGTGGTTGTACGAGTTACGCCATCGCTTGGAACCATCGGCTCCGATGGCACCACCGCGCTTAAAACTGCCAACCGCTTCCGGGTCACATTCAAGAGAAGGTCCCAGCCTTGATCTTGAGAGTCCGATCACTCGCATCAAAGGGGTGGGACCGAAGTTGGCCAGTCGCTTGGCCTCACTCAATTTGTTGCTGGTGAAAGATCTGTTGCGTCATTACCCCCGCGACCATGTCGATTACTCGGCGATGCGACGAATTGAGGCCTTAGTGGCAGGGGAAACAGCAACCATCGTGGCCACGATTCGCCGTTGTAATGGCTTTGTGAGCCCGCGCAATCCCAACCTCGCCATTCTTGAACTCCAGTTGCAGGACCCGACAGGACGGCTGAAGGTGACGCGTTTTCTCGCGGGGAAACGTTTTAGTTCGCAGGCCTACCTCAAAGGCCAACAACGCCTGTATCCAGCTGGAGCCAGCGTGGCTGTGAGCGGTCTTGTCAAAGACGGTGCCTATGGGCTGTCGTTTCAGGATCCGTTGATTGAGGTTCTCGAGAACCCCACCTCACCGGTCAAGTCGGCAAGCATTGGACGCCTGCTTCCGGTGTATGCCCTTACGGAGGGCGTGGGGGCCGATCGCTTTAGAAGCCTGATTGAGCAGGTGTTGCCCCTTACAGAGCAATGGATCGAACCTCTGCCTGAGCCACTACGGAAGACGTTTGGTCTTTTGTCGGTTTCAGAGGCATTGAAGGCGCTCCATGCTCCAAAGGATCGGACCACGCTGGACCGTGGTCGTCATCGTTTGGTCTTTGATGAGTTTCTGCTGTTGCAACTGGGTTTGTTGAGGCGCCGCCAGGCGTTGCGCTCACGCCCTGGTCCTGAGCTTGGCCTTCTCCCCTCCAGTCAGGGACTTGTGCAGGATTTCAAGGATTTGCTGTCGTTCCAGTTCACTGATGCCCAACAGCGGGTGTTGCGCGAAATCGAAGCTGATTTGGCCCAGTCGAAACCCATGGCACGTCTGGTCCAAGGCGATGTGGGCTCTGGAAAAACGGTCGTTGCGATTGCGGCCCTACTCAGCACCATCGCGTCTGGGTGGCAGGGCGCCTTGATGGCACCTACCGAAGTCTTGGCCGAGCAGCACCATCGCAATCTGTGTCACTGGTTTCCTCAACTTCACATCACGGTTGAACTGCTCACGGGCTCAACGCCACGTCCGCGTCGGCGTCAGCTCCTCGACGACCTGGCCAGTGGCTCGTTGAAATTATTGGTGGGCACCCACGCTCTTTTGGAGGATCCCGTGGTGTTTGAACGCTTGGGACTTGTGGTGGTTGATGAGCAACATCGCTTTGGCGTTCATCAACGGGACCGATTGTTGAACAAAGGTCTGCAGCCGCATCTGCTCACGATGACGGCGACTCCAATTCCCAGAACCTTGGCACTGTCTGTCCATGGTGATTTAGATGTGAGCCAAATTGATGAATTACCGCCAGGACGAACGCCGATCAAAACGGCAATGCTGTCCGCCGGACAACGGGAGAAGGCCTATGCCTTGATCCGGGACGAAGTGTCGAAAGGTCAGCGCGCCTATGTGGTGCTGCCACTGGTGGAGGAATCCGAGAAATTGGAATTGCGTTCAGCGGTTGAAGTGCATGCCGAGTTGGTGTCGGAGGTGTTCCCAGATCTGCAGGTTGGGTTACTGCACGGTCGGTTAAGCAGTGTGGAAAAACAAGAAGTGCTCTCTTCGTTCTCGTCGGGTGCCTGTCAGGTGCTGGTGTCAACAACGGTCGTGGAAGTGGGGGTGGATGTTCCTGAGGCGAGCGTGATGATGATCGACCACGCGGAGCGGTTTGGTCTGGCGCAACTCCACCAGTTGCGTGGACGGGTGGGTCGTGGGGCGGCTGCCTCCCACTGCCTATTGATCAATGGCAGTTCCAATCCTTTGGCCCGTCAACGGCTCGATGTTTTGGTGCGATCCACCGATGGATTTGAAATTGCTGAAATGGATCTGAGGTTGCGTGGTCCTGGACAGGTACTGGGAACGCGCCAATCCGGTTTGCCAGATTTGGCCTTGGCGAGCCTCGCCGATGATGCGGCGGTTTTGGAGGATGCTCGGACTGCAGCCCAGGATCTACTCCGCGATGATCCAAATCTTGAACGTTGCCCCAAACTTCGAGCCTTGCTCGATGATCAACAACGTCGCCTCAGTGGTGGCACACCATTGAATTAA
- a CDS encoding M15 family metallopeptidase has protein sequence MRPWSDRPIQDCLESLEYLPPQLLRIEPHPYASVGAPYGQGKDPFRLRSGVVRRLLKAQDLLRQRAPELCFAIFDAWRPISVQAFMVNYTIDQLCRERGVDREDPRQEADLQTVESEVGRFWAPPSRNPQTPPPHSTGAAVDLTLATDAGELLAMGSPIDAIGVVSEPDYFANTSDPAEQLFHQRRELLRTVMASAGFAQHPNEWWHYSYGDQLWAWRSGAEAAIYSEAGSNSATP, from the coding sequence ATGCGTCCTTGGAGTGATCGTCCGATCCAAGATTGCTTGGAATCATTGGAATATCTACCGCCGCAATTGCTTCGGATTGAACCGCATCCCTATGCGTCTGTCGGAGCTCCCTATGGCCAAGGGAAGGACCCGTTTCGTTTGCGATCCGGTGTCGTCAGGCGCTTACTTAAGGCGCAGGATCTATTGCGTCAACGTGCCCCTGAGCTCTGTTTCGCAATCTTCGATGCATGGAGACCGATCAGCGTTCAGGCCTTCATGGTGAACTACACCATCGATCAGCTATGCCGAGAACGGGGTGTCGATCGCGAGGATCCTCGTCAAGAAGCTGACTTGCAGACTGTGGAATCTGAAGTTGGGCGCTTTTGGGCTCCACCGAGTCGAAATCCTCAGACCCCTCCCCCCCACAGCACGGGCGCTGCTGTGGATCTCACCCTTGCAACCGATGCTGGCGAGCTGCTGGCGATGGGCTCACCGATTGATGCCATTGGAGTTGTTTCAGAACCTGATTACTTCGCCAATACATCCGATCCAGCGGAGCAGCTGTTTCATCAACGGCGAGAACTTTTGCGCACGGTGATGGCGTCTGCCGGGTTTGCTCAACACCCAAATGAATGGTGGCACTATTCCTATGGAGACCAATTGTGGGCTTGGCGGAGTGGCGCCGAAGCAGCGATCTATTCGGAAGCAGGAAGCAATTCAGCAACCCCCTGA
- the tsf gene encoding translation elongation factor Ts, with translation MAAVTAKLVKELRDKTGAGMMDCKKALAATDGDTDKAVEWLRQKGIASAEKKSGRTAAEGSIGSYIHTGARVGVLIEINCETDFVARGDMFQELLRDVSMQVAACPNVEYVTTDEIPPEISEREKAIEMGRDDLEGKPEKMKEKIVEGRIAKRLKELALMEQPFIKDSSITVAELVKQAAGKIGENVKVRRFTRYTLGEGIEVEDNDFAAEVASMQNAG, from the coding sequence ATGGCTGCCGTAACCGCAAAGCTTGTCAAAGAACTGCGCGACAAGACAGGCGCGGGAATGATGGACTGCAAGAAGGCTCTTGCAGCAACAGACGGTGATACCGACAAGGCTGTCGAGTGGCTGCGCCAAAAGGGCATTGCCAGCGCTGAGAAGAAATCTGGAAGGACCGCCGCAGAGGGATCGATCGGGAGCTACATCCACACCGGTGCTCGTGTGGGAGTGTTGATCGAAATCAACTGCGAAACAGACTTTGTCGCCCGTGGCGACATGTTCCAAGAGCTGCTTCGGGATGTGTCGATGCAAGTCGCAGCATGTCCAAACGTGGAATACGTCACCACCGATGAGATCCCACCGGAGATCAGCGAGCGCGAGAAAGCGATTGAAATGGGTCGGGACGACCTAGAAGGCAAGCCCGAGAAGATGAAGGAAAAGATCGTTGAGGGTCGTATTGCCAAGCGCTTAAAAGAGCTGGCTCTGATGGAGCAGCCTTTCATTAAAGACAGTTCCATCACCGTCGCTGAATTGGTCAAGCAGGCCGCCGGCAAGATTGGTGAGAACGTCAAAGTGCGTCGATTCACCCGTTACACCCTCGGCGAGGGTATTGAAGTCGAAGACAACGACTTCGCCGCGGAAGTGGCGTCCATGCAGAACGCCGGCTGA
- a CDS encoding NADPH-dependent assimilatory sulfite reductase hemoprotein subunit — translation MDVAEPQTNSLSKAEQRKLDSDHLREPLLTELGNDEVRFSEDAVQLLKFHGSYQQHHRELRKTDKIRSWQMMLRLRSPGGRIPAQLFLALDELSNRIGDGTLRATTRQAFQMHGIPKADLKEVIGTIVRNLGSTLAACGDINRNVMAPPAPYEKGGYPAARQLADEIADLLSPEAAEGSYLDLWVDGDLSYRFKPSKAVNQARQRQSEGGVYSGSEAEPLYGDTYLPRKFKVGVTVPGDNSIDLLTQDIGLVVFTHPSGELKGCNVYVGGGMGRTHNKEETFARIADPLGYVAAEHVLDVVQSILALQRDHGDRVIRPHARMKYLLHDKGIQWFRQTLQRDYFKGELTGLRNEPKPKLLDYLGWHRQRAGLWFVGLPLLCGRLEGKLKQGLRQLVETYQLEIRLTANQDLLLCNIGTAQRAGIRSALAELGFDVPESPAPLARHAIACPALPTCGLAITESERILPDVLDRLDAQLRRLEIEKSVLVRMTGCPNGCARPYMAELALVGNGVNQYQLWLGGTPNLQNLARPYVEKLPLKDLEQTIEPLLLSWKAAGGRRSFGDHINKLGDQGVAELLPASE, via the coding sequence GTGGACGTGGCGGAACCTCAAACCAACAGCCTCTCAAAAGCGGAACAGCGCAAGCTCGACAGCGACCATCTGCGCGAGCCGTTGTTGACGGAACTAGGCAACGATGAGGTGCGCTTCAGCGAAGACGCTGTTCAGCTCCTGAAGTTTCATGGCAGCTATCAGCAGCACCACCGAGAACTCAGAAAAACCGACAAGATCCGCAGTTGGCAAATGATGCTGCGGCTTCGCAGCCCTGGTGGTCGAATCCCTGCCCAATTGTTTTTGGCCCTCGATGAGCTCTCCAACCGAATTGGAGATGGAACCCTTCGGGCCACAACCCGTCAGGCCTTCCAGATGCACGGGATTCCTAAAGCCGATCTGAAAGAGGTAATCGGCACCATCGTGCGCAACTTGGGATCCACCCTTGCTGCCTGTGGCGACATCAACAGAAATGTGATGGCTCCCCCTGCCCCCTATGAAAAAGGTGGTTATCCAGCTGCCCGGCAGTTAGCTGACGAGATTGCCGACCTGCTGAGCCCAGAAGCAGCTGAAGGGTCGTATCTCGACCTTTGGGTGGATGGCGACCTCAGCTATCGCTTCAAACCATCCAAGGCGGTCAACCAGGCGCGACAACGCCAATCGGAAGGCGGGGTCTACTCCGGAAGTGAGGCTGAACCTCTCTACGGCGACACCTACCTGCCAAGAAAATTCAAAGTTGGCGTCACAGTGCCCGGCGACAACTCCATCGATCTCCTCACGCAAGACATCGGATTGGTGGTCTTCACCCATCCGTCTGGAGAATTAAAAGGTTGCAATGTTTATGTGGGCGGTGGCATGGGTCGCACCCACAACAAGGAAGAAACGTTCGCTCGCATCGCTGATCCCCTCGGATACGTTGCAGCAGAACACGTCTTAGACGTGGTTCAGTCGATCCTCGCGCTACAGCGAGACCATGGCGACCGGGTCATCCGACCCCACGCTCGGATGAAATATTTGCTGCACGACAAAGGAATTCAATGGTTCCGCCAGACGTTGCAGCGGGATTATTTCAAGGGTGAGCTCACAGGACTCCGCAATGAACCCAAACCCAAACTCCTTGACTATTTGGGTTGGCACCGTCAGCGGGCTGGGCTCTGGTTTGTAGGACTACCTCTGCTATGCGGTCGGTTGGAAGGGAAGCTCAAGCAAGGGCTACGGCAGCTCGTTGAGACATATCAACTGGAAATCAGGCTCACGGCAAACCAAGATCTGTTGCTCTGCAACATCGGAACCGCACAACGCGCTGGGATTCGATCGGCTTTGGCTGAGCTTGGCTTTGATGTACCCGAGTCGCCGGCACCCTTGGCCCGTCATGCGATTGCCTGTCCAGCACTGCCGACATGCGGTTTAGCTATTACCGAATCCGAGCGGATTCTTCCCGATGTGTTGGATCGACTCGATGCCCAGCTCAGACGTCTGGAGATTGAAAAATCCGTGCTGGTGCGGATGACTGGCTGCCCCAATGGTTGTGCACGCCCATATATGGCTGAGCTTGCTTTGGTGGGAAATGGGGTGAATCAATACCAGCTCTGGCTGGGCGGCACCCCGAATTTGCAAAATCTGGCGCGCCCTTACGTGGAGAAGCTTCCACTCAAGGATCTAGAGCAAACCATTGAGCCACTGTTGCTGAGCTGGAAAGCAGCTGGTGGGAGACGGAGCTTTGGAGATCACATCAACAAACTTGGCGATCAGGGGGTTGCTGAATTGCTTCCTGCTTCCGAATAG